The Inediibacterium massiliense genome includes the window AGTTTTTTCCATAAGTATATCTGTTTTAGGAGTCATTTTGGTAGTTTTAATGAAGAGTACAGATGGAAGTGGAAGCTTCATAGGATTATTATTATTATTATGTGGTGTTTTATGTGCATCCATTTTAAATATTTTATCAAGGAAATTATCCATGAGCTTTAAACCTGTTGAAATAACATTTTTTATGATGTGTACAGGAGCCGTGTTCTTTGGAGGAATATCTTTCATTTCTCATTTAGTAAAGGGAAACGTAGAAGAAATGTTTTTGTCATTGAAAGAACCAAAAGTCATGATTGCTATTTTTTATCTAGGTATATTATCTTCAGTGGTTGCTTTTTTCCTTACCAATTATAATTTATCAAAATTAGAAGCCTCCAGAGCTGTAATCTTTTCTAATTTGATTACGGTAGTCTCTATTGTAGCTGGGGTATTGATTCGAAAAGAGCCCTTTGGAATCTATCAATTCATAGGAACAGGCATGATTCTTATAGGGGTATGGGGTACAAATTATTATGGAGAAAAAAAACATCAATTACCTACAAATAAAGACATAAGGAATCATTAGACTAGACTTTTATATTATGTTATGATAAATAAGATACTAATAAAAAGGAGAATTTATATGAATAAACAAGTTTTAGCTACTGTTAATGGATGTGAAATTACAAAAGAAGATTTAGAGCTAGTGGTACAACATGCACCAGCAGAACAAAAAATGCAATTGAATACTTTAGCAGGAAAAAAATATCTTTTAAATGAAATGATTACACAACAAATGCTTTATTTAGATGCAAAGAAAAAAGGATTAGATCAAGATGAAGAATTTTTAAAAGAGTTAAAAGCTGTAGGAGAAAATCTTTTAAAGCAATATGCTGTAAGAAAATTATTAGATACAGTTGTTGTAGATGAAGCTGAAGTAAAAGAATATTATGAAAAAAATCCTGAGCAATTTGTAAAAGGACCTTGTGTACATGCAAAGCATATTTTAGTAAAAGAAGAAGAACAAGCACAAAATATTTTAAAAGAAATAAAAGCTGGTAAAAAATTTGAAGATGCAGCAAGTGAGTATTCAGAGTGTCCATCTAAAGCAAATGGTGGAGATTTAGGAGAATTTGAAAAAGGAAAAATGGTTCCTGAATTTGAAAAAGTAGCTTTTGAATTGGAAATAGGAAAAGTGAGTGAACCGGTAAAAACTCAATTTGGATATCATTTGATTTTAGTAGAAGATAAAAAAGATAAAAAAGAGATTCCTTTTGAAGAAGTAAAAAATACAATCAAAGACTATATGTTAAGAATGAAACAAAATGATACATATAAATCTTATGCAGATGGATTAAGAGATCAATATGAAATTACAACACATGAAGATTTACTAAAATAAGGGCCATATTGGCCCTTTTGTAGACAAAGTCATAAAATCCGTCAATTGTTCCTAATTTTTATGACTTTGATAACTGTTTGTAAGTGATACAGAGGTCCTTTTGTAGGTAGGTTTAAATTATTTACATATTGTTTACAATATTAAATAAATAAGAGAAAGGAAGAATCTATATGGAAAATAAAAAAATAGTAACTCTTTTAGATGAAGAAGGAAAAAAAGAGGATATGGAAGTAGTAGATACTATAGAGATGGAAGAAAATAAATATGCTCTTTTGGCACCTATTGGAGAAGATGAAGATGCTTATGTATATAAAGTAGTTGAAAAAGATGGAAAAGAAGAATACATACCTGTAGAAGATGATGATGAATTTAATATGGTATTAGAAGAATATGAATCTTATTTTGATGAAGAATAAACCTTGGTGAAAATCACTAAGGTTTTTATCAAGGAGTGAAATGGGTGAATATGCAAGAAAAAATAGACTTAAAAAGTTGTACCATAGAAGAATTAGAAAATTTTTTAGAAACATTAAATGAAAAGAAATTTAGAGGAAAGCAGATTTTTAGTTGGATTCATAAAGGAGTAGAAGATTTAGATGAAATGACAAATCTTTCTAAGGATTTAAGAGAAAAATTAAAAGAAAAAGCTTATATTAGTACACTTAAAATTGAAAATGTATTGATATCTACAATAGATGAAACTAGAAAATATTTATTTTTATTAGAAGATGGAAACATCATAGAAAGTGTATGGATGAAGTATAAACATGGAAATTCTGTATGTGTATCGACTCAGGTAGGATGTAAGATGGGATGCAGTTTTTGTGCATCTACATTAGAAGGAGTGATTAGAAATCTAACAGCAGGAGAGATACTAGATCAAATTTTATCTATACAAAAGGATGCAAAAGAAAGAGTATCTAATGTAGTTTTAATGGGAAGTGGAGAACCTTTTGATAATTATGAAGAGGTCTTAAAATTTTTAGAAATTGTAAATCATAAGAATGGTTTAAATATTGGACTTAGAAATATCACTATATCTACTTGTGGACTTGTACCTAAGCTTTTAGATTTCGCAGAAAAAAAACCTCAAGTAACTCTTGCTATTTCTTTACATGCTGCCAATGATGAACTAAGAAGCAGTATGATGCCTATTAATAGAAAATATCCTTTGGAAGAATTATTAAAGGCTTGCAAATCATATACAGAAAAAACAAATAAAAGAATTACATTTGAATATGCATTAATTAAAGATGTAAATGATCGAGAAAAAGATGCAATAGAACTTTCAAAAAAAATAAAAAATATATTGTGTCATGTGAATTTGATTCCTCTCAATCAAGTAGATGAAAGAGGATATGAAAGAGCAAATATGGATCGAGTAAGAAATTTTCAAAATATATTAAAGAAAAAAGGAATCGAAGCTACCATAAGAAGAGAATTAGGAAGAGATATTCAAGCTGCTTGTGGACAATTAAGAAGAAGATATTTAAAAAATAATTAATCCATATAAAATGTGTTCATAACTTAAAATAAAAGGATTTAAGTTATGAACACATTTTTTTTATGATATAAATTCTTTTCCTAAATATTTTTTAATATCTTCAGGACTGCTCAATGGAGTGATGAGAATTTCTTTATCCGTTTCTAAAAAATAAACTAAAACTTCTGCATTTCCTTCTAAAAATACTTTTGCAACAGTTTCTGGTTTTACTTCTCTTACTTTATTTTTATGATGCTTCTTTTTTACAAATTCCTTTGTATAATAAGTACCTGTAAGTCCGATTACTTTTGTATATTGATTCATATTCTGCCTCCTATTACTGTTTTCCTTATTAGTATAACATATTTTTCATTTCTTAAAAGATGATCTGCACATATTAGAGATAAACAGGATATGATGATAAAGAGAGGAGGCGAAAATTTTGAGAATTCTAAAGAGAGGATCACAGGGAACGGATGTAATGGAAATTCAGGCTCTTTTAAAAAAGATAGGATACGATCCGGGTCCTATAGATGGTATATTTGGAACAAAAACAGAAGAAGCAGTTAAAAATTTTCAAAGGGATAATGGACTAACTCCGGATGGAATTATTGGACCTCAAACATACAAAGCTTTAGAACCTCTTTTATTAGGATATGATGAATATATAGTACAGCCTGGAGATACTATGTATAAGATTGCAAAAAAATATTATACAAATGTAAATAATATAGTAGCTGCTAATCCAAATATTAATCCTTATAACCTTCAAATAGGACAAAAGCTTATTGTTCCCTTCGGAATAGATGTAGTAGATACAAATATTGATTATACTTATGAAATTTTAGAAAGGGATATTTTAGGACTAAAGGCAAGATATCCATTTTTACAAGTAGGAGTAGCAGGAAAAAGTGTTTTAGGAAAAAATCTATACTATATTAAAATTGGAAATGGGCCAAATCAAGTTTTTTATAATGGAGCCCATCATTCACTAGAATGGATTACTTCTCCACTTTTAATGAAGTTTGTAGAAAATTTTTCAAAGGCTTATATAAAGAATGAAAAAATCAGAGCATATGATGTACAAGATATATGGGAGAAAAGTACGATTTATATTTTACCTATGGTCAATCCAGATGGTGTGAATTTAGTACTCAATGGTCTAGATCCAAATAATCCATACTATGAAAACTTGATTCAATGGAATAATGGAAGTACAGATTTTTCTAAAAACTGGCAAGCAAATATAAGAGGTGTAGATTTAAATCATAATTATAATGCATTATGGGAGCTTTCAAAGGAAATGGAGCCTGCATATGGTGTATATGGACCAGGGCCTACAAGGTATTCAGGACCTTATCCAGAATCAGAACCAGAATCAAAGGCAGTAGCAGATTTTACAAGAAATCACAATTTTAGATTGGTACTGGCTTATCATACTCAAGGAGAAGTAATTTATTGGAACTTTGAAAATATGGCACCTCCTGTAGCAAAGGAAATTGGAGAGTTGTTTTCAAAGGTAAGTGGATATGATTTAGCACAAACTTATGGAATTACTTCTTATGCAGGATATAAAGATTGGTTTATACAAGACTACAAAAGACCAGGATATACTATTGAGGCAGGAAAAGGAGTCAATCCTCTTCCTATAGAACAATTTCCAAGGATTTATGAGGAAAATGAAGAAATACTTTTATTAGCACCATTAGTATAAGTGGCTTATGCCACTTTTTATTTTGATATATAAAAAAAATTTAATGATTCAGCCTCTATCTATGTGGATATCTATTTTAATTAAGACTGTATGATATATTCTGCTTTTAGGTATACTAGCAGGAAACAGACCTTTATAGTATAATGAAATGAGAGAAAATCCATCAAATAAATACTTCTCATTTTTGAAAGGGGTCTTAAAATGAATACAGAATATAATATTATGGTATGTGTAACCCAGCAAAAGACCTGTGAAAGACTAATTAGAAGAGGTGCACAAATAAGAGATCAACAGGATGGAGAATTATTTGTTATTCATGTAGCAAAAGAAGGAGAGCATTTTTTAGGAAAATCTAAAGAAGGAGATGCTTTAGAATATCTTTTTGAAAAATCTAAAGCTTATGGGGCAAATCTTACAGTAGTAAGATCTCATGATGTGTTAACAACTTTAGGAGAGTTAGCTCAAAAAAATAACATACATTTGATTATTTTAGGGGAATCCTATGAAAATGAAGATAAAAATGTAGTAAACAAATTACAAAAGAAGTTGTCAGAAGGTATTGAAATAGAAATTGTACCTGTACAAAAGAAGGAAAAAGTAAGTTAAGGAGAATTTTTTATGCTAAATCGGTATAGGATCTATTCTAGTTATTTAAAAGAAAAATATAAAGAAAAGGTATATAAAATTCCTATTCATCTGCCCGTTACTTGTCCAAATAGAGATGGTACTTTAGGATGTGGAGGATGTATATTTTGTGGAGAAGAAGGGGCAGGTTTTGAAAATCTGCCCAGTAGTTTATCTATAAAAGAGCAATTGGTTCAAAACATTTCTTATATACAAAAAAAATATAAAGCAAATAAATTTATTGCATATTTTCAAAATTACACAAATACCTATCTTCCTCTTTCTATATTTAAAGAATATATATTAGAAGCTTGTGAGGAAAATATAGTAGAAATCTCTATATCTACACGACCAGATTGTATTCATGATGATTATTTATCTTTTTTAAAAGAGATAAAGGATAAGAAAAATATAAATATATTGATTGAATTAGGACTTCAAAGTGTCAATTACCATACGCTAAAAAAAATTAATAGAGGGCATACCCTTGCAGAATTTATTGATGCCATTGTGCGTATTAAAAAATATGGTTTTGAAACTTGCGCTCATATGATTTTAAATTTTCCATGGGATAAGGAAGAAGATGTAATAGAAGGAGCTAAAATATTATCTTCTTTAGGAGTGGATCAAGTAAAGCTCCATTCTTTGTATATTGTAAAGGATTCTCCTATGGGAAAAATGTATGAAGATAAAGAATTTGAAATGATGCCTTTAGAGGATTATATCCATAGAGTGATTCTTTTTTTAGAATATATTGATCCTAATATTGTTTTTCAAAGAATTATTGGAAGGGCGCCAAAGGAAAATACTTTATTTTGTAATTGGAATACAAGTTGGTGGAAAATTAAGGATATGTTAGAGGAGAAGATGGATAAGCTAGATAGCTATCAAGGAAAAAGATTTGATTATTTAAATGGTAAAGGATTAAAGAATATACATAAAAAAGAGAATACTCTATGAGAAATGAGTATTCTTTTTTTGAAAAAAAATATAACTATATATACAATTTATATAATTTATGGTATTATTATAATATAATATAACACAAATAATAAATAGTACATACAATTAGCGCATATCTTAGGATATATGTGTACATATGGGAAAATGGAGGGAATAAAATGTCAATTAAAGTAGGAATCAATGGTTTTGGAAGAATCGGAAAGAATGTATTAAAAGCTTGGTTAGAAAGAGAAATGGATATAGAAATTGTGGCGATTAACAGTACAAGTGGACCAGAAAAGCATGCACATATTTTTAAATATGATTCTTTATATGGAATTTTACCTTATGATGTAAAAGCTACTGAAAAATCTATTATTATAGGAGAAAAAGAGATTCAATTTACAGCATACAGAGATCCAGCACAAATTCCTTGGAAGGAATTAGGAGTAGATATTGTAATTGAATCAACAGGAAAGTTTACAGCTAGAGAAGATTGTCAAAAACATATTGATGCGGGAGCAAAAAAAGTAATTATTTCTGCTCCAGGAAAAAATGAAGATAAAACTATTGTAATGGGTGTAAATCATACAGAATATGATCCAGAAAAACATCATGTTGTGTCTAATGCATCTTGTACAACAAATTGTTTAGCACCTGTTGCAAAAGTTATTAACGACGAGTTTAAAATTAAAAAAGGTCTTATGACAACTGTACATGCATATACAAATGATCAAAGAATATTAGATTTACCACATAAAGATTTAAGAAGAGCAAGAGCAGCGGCAGAATCTATTATTCCAACTACAACAGGAGCTGCAAAGGCAGTTGCATTAGTATTACCAGATTTAAAGGGAAAATTAAACGGAATGGCTATGAGAGTACCAACTCCAGTAGTTTCTGTAGTAGATTTAGTTGTTGAATTAGAAAAAAATACTACAGCTGAAGAAGTAAATCAAAAATTAAAAGAAGCTTCTGAAGGAGCTTTATCTGGAGTATTAGGATATTGTGAAGAGCCACTTGTATCTATAGATTATAAAAAAGATTATAGATCTTCTATTGTAGATGCATTATCTACTATGATGGTTGGAGAGAATATGTTAAAAGTAGTATCTTGGTATGATAATGAATGGGGATATTCTAACAGAGTGATTGATTTAGCTGAATATATGGGAAAAATGGGATGCTAAAAAATAATCCTGCTTTTAATAAGCAGGATTATTTTTTTGTCTATGTAATAACATGATATAATAAAAGAAATGATTTATAGGGGGAAGGTGTTATGAAAGATATATTGGTTGTATGGGATGTAGATGGCACTTTGATTGATGCAAAAGATTGCGGAAGAGAAGCTTTAAATAGAACATTTTATAAGATATTTGGAATTGAGAATGGATTTAGAGGGGTTTCTTTGTCAGGGAGACTAGATGCTTGTATTGTTGAAGATGCATTGAAACAAAATAATATTTCTTATGCAAACATGGATTTGTTTTTTGATACATATGTAAAAATTTTAGAAGATGTTATAAAAAATAAAAAATATATACAAATATTGCCAGGAATCAAAGAAATTCTTCAATGTGAAAATCAAGATCATATTTTTCATATTTTAGGAACTGGAAATATTGAAAGAGGAGCTAGAATTAAATTAAAAGCTCATGAAATAGATGAATATTTTCTTCTAGGAGGTTTTGGAGATGACAAAGTACAAAGATGGCAAATGGTTCAAAAGGCAATAGAAAAAGCACAAAAGTTTAAAGAAATAAATTATTTAAATGAAAATATTTATGTAATAGGAGATACTACAAAAGATATTTATTGTGCAAAAAAATTAGGAGTGCGTAGTATTGCTGTTTCTACAGGGTCTGATACAAAAGAAGAATTATTCAAAGACGAACCAGATTATTTGTTTGAAAATCTAG containing:
- the gap gene encoding type I glyceraldehyde-3-phosphate dehydrogenase, coding for MSIKVGINGFGRIGKNVLKAWLEREMDIEIVAINSTSGPEKHAHIFKYDSLYGILPYDVKATEKSIIIGEKEIQFTAYRDPAQIPWKELGVDIVIESTGKFTAREDCQKHIDAGAKKVIISAPGKNEDKTIVMGVNHTEYDPEKHHVVSNASCTTNCLAPVAKVINDEFKIKKGLMTTVHAYTNDQRILDLPHKDLRRARAAAESIIPTTTGAAKAVALVLPDLKGKLNGMAMRVPTPVVSVVDLVVELEKNTTAEEVNQKLKEASEGALSGVLGYCEEPLVSIDYKKDYRSSIVDALSTMMVGENMLKVVSWYDNEWGYSNRVIDLAEYMGKMGC
- a CDS encoding TIGR01212 family radical SAM protein (This family includes YhcC from E. coli K-12, an uncharacterized radical SAM protein.), with the translated sequence MLNRYRIYSSYLKEKYKEKVYKIPIHLPVTCPNRDGTLGCGGCIFCGEEGAGFENLPSSLSIKEQLVQNISYIQKKYKANKFIAYFQNYTNTYLPLSIFKEYILEACEENIVEISISTRPDCIHDDYLSFLKEIKDKKNINILIELGLQSVNYHTLKKINRGHTLAEFIDAIVRIKKYGFETCAHMILNFPWDKEEDVIEGAKILSSLGVDQVKLHSLYIVKDSPMGKMYEDKEFEMMPLEDYIHRVILFLEYIDPNIVFQRIIGRAPKENTLFCNWNTSWWKIKDMLEEKMDKLDSYQGKRFDYLNGKGLKNIHKKENTL
- a CDS encoding DMT family transporter, with product MKEKKILPIIAGLVTSFIFGFSFLFTKEALDTINPFDLLTFRFGTAALALIILRCIGIIRIDYKGKNVRALLILALFQPSFYFIFETLGIQKTTTSEAGVMMALIPIVVTCLAAIFLKEIPSKPQVFSISISVLGVILVVLMKSTDGSGSFIGLLLLLCGVLCASILNILSRKLSMSFKPVEITFFMMCTGAVFFGGISFISHLVKGNVEEMFLSLKEPKVMIAIFYLGILSSVVAFFLTNYNLSKLEASRAVIFSNLITVVSIVAGVLIRKEPFGIYQFIGTGMILIGVWGTNYYGEKKHQLPTNKDIRNH
- the rlmN gene encoding 23S rRNA (adenine(2503)-C(2))-methyltransferase RlmN, which encodes MQEKIDLKSCTIEELENFLETLNEKKFRGKQIFSWIHKGVEDLDEMTNLSKDLREKLKEKAYISTLKIENVLISTIDETRKYLFLLEDGNIIESVWMKYKHGNSVCVSTQVGCKMGCSFCASTLEGVIRNLTAGEILDQILSIQKDAKERVSNVVLMGSGEPFDNYEEVLKFLEIVNHKNGLNIGLRNITISTCGLVPKLLDFAEKKPQVTLAISLHAANDELRSSMMPINRKYPLEELLKACKSYTEKTNKRITFEYALIKDVNDREKDAIELSKKIKNILCHVNLIPLNQVDERGYERANMDRVRNFQNILKKKGIEATIRRELGRDIQAACGQLRRRYLKNN
- a CDS encoding DUF1292 domain-containing protein, with translation MENKKIVTLLDEEGKKEDMEVVDTIEMEENKYALLAPIGEDEDAYVYKVVEKDGKEEYIPVEDDDEFNMVLEEYESYFDEE
- a CDS encoding HAD family hydrolase, translated to MKDILVVWDVDGTLIDAKDCGREALNRTFYKIFGIENGFRGVSLSGRLDACIVEDALKQNNISYANMDLFFDTYVKILEDVIKNKKYIQILPGIKEILQCENQDHIFHILGTGNIERGARIKLKAHEIDEYFLLGGFGDDKVQRWQMVQKAIEKAQKFKEINYLNENIYVIGDTTKDIYCAKKLGVRSIAVSTGSDTKEELFKDEPDYLFENLGDIQKFFDLFL
- a CDS encoding M14 family metallopeptidase, with product MRILKRGSQGTDVMEIQALLKKIGYDPGPIDGIFGTKTEEAVKNFQRDNGLTPDGIIGPQTYKALEPLLLGYDEYIVQPGDTMYKIAKKYYTNVNNIVAANPNINPYNLQIGQKLIVPFGIDVVDTNIDYTYEILERDILGLKARYPFLQVGVAGKSVLGKNLYYIKIGNGPNQVFYNGAHHSLEWITSPLLMKFVENFSKAYIKNEKIRAYDVQDIWEKSTIYILPMVNPDGVNLVLNGLDPNNPYYENLIQWNNGSTDFSKNWQANIRGVDLNHNYNALWELSKEMEPAYGVYGPGPTRYSGPYPESEPESKAVADFTRNHNFRLVLAYHTQGEVIYWNFENMAPPVAKEIGELFSKVSGYDLAQTYGITSYAGYKDWFIQDYKRPGYTIEAGKGVNPLPIEQFPRIYEENEEILLLAPLV
- a CDS encoding universal stress protein UspA, which gives rise to MNTEYNIMVCVTQQKTCERLIRRGAQIRDQQDGELFVIHVAKEGEHFLGKSKEGDALEYLFEKSKAYGANLTVVRSHDVLTTLGELAQKNNIHLIILGESYENEDKNVVNKLQKKLSEGIEIEIVPVQKKEKVS
- a CDS encoding peptidylprolyl isomerase — encoded protein: MNKQVLATVNGCEITKEDLELVVQHAPAEQKMQLNTLAGKKYLLNEMITQQMLYLDAKKKGLDQDEEFLKELKAVGENLLKQYAVRKLLDTVVVDEAEVKEYYEKNPEQFVKGPCVHAKHILVKEEEQAQNILKEIKAGKKFEDAASEYSECPSKANGGDLGEFEKGKMVPEFEKVAFELEIGKVSEPVKTQFGYHLILVEDKKDKKEIPFEEVKNTIKDYMLRMKQNDTYKSYADGLRDQYEITTHEDLLK